AGCCGGTGCCAGCCGTGCACCGGCACCGGCCGCAGCAGCCCGGGCGCGATCGGCGCCTGCAAGTGAAACAGCGGCGCGGCCGAGGCATCGGCCGCGTCGTCCTCCGGTGACTCCAGCTCGACGCGCAGGCCGCCCGGTTCGCGGCGACCGATCGGCGCCAGCAGCCCGCCGATCGCCGACAAGCCGATCGCCTCCGGCTCGGCGAACGCCAGGTACAACGCGGCGAGCGAGTCGGTTTTCCACAGCGCCTTCGCGCCGATGTAGTGCTCGCGCGCGATCGCCACATCGACCAGCGCGATGTCGTGCCGCGCATCGGCGCGGCCGTCGTTCAGCGTCACGTCGAGCCGCTTGTTCCAGGCCAGCGCCTGTGCGGCCGGAATGCGCCCGTTCGCGTACAGCCCCACCGCGAGTCCGGCCAGGGTGGCTTCGCGCATTTCGGGGTAGGCGTTGTTGGTGCCGGTGGACAGGCCGGCGATCGGCACCTGGCCGCATTCGCGCACGACCGCCCGGTGCGTGCCGTCGCCGCCCAGCACGACGATCGCAGCGACGCCGGCCTCGCGCAGCAGCCGGGCCGCGCGCAAGCTGTCGTCCACGCGCGCCGTGACCGGCATCGCCAGCCATTCCAGCCGCGGCCAATGGTGGCTCGCGCCGGCCGCCGCGCGCTCGCGCGCCAGATGGCGCTCGAGCATCGGCTTCAGGCCCTCGCGGTCCGGCATCATCAGCACGCATGCGACGCCGCAGGCGCCGAGCGCCGCCATCGCGCGCAGCACGATGTTCACCCGGTCGGCCAGTTGCAGGCTACCGGCGTTCGCCACCACGCGCCGGATGTCGCGCGCCGACACCGGGTTCGCGACGATCCCGACGACCGGACCGTTGGCCCCGGGGGCGCGTTTCTCGTCGTGTGCCTGAGCGGCTGTTGTTTGCGCGACGCGGCGCATGGCTGTCTCCTGCGTTGCCTTGGACCAGCACAGATGCAAGGCCCATGCCACGCGGGAATGCGGCGCTCAGGGGGTGGAAGGCGAGGGATTACCCGCAGAAAACCGGGATGTCACCGGACACGGATGGGGTCGGCGTGTGACAGCTGTCACCGGTACGGGTGTCTCGGGTGAACGGCTGCGCGGCGACCGGCGTCTACCGGGCGGCCACGCGCAGTTCGGTCGATGCCGTCTGCTTCTTCACCGCCGCAAACGCGCTCAGCCGCAGCCATGCCTGCAGCTCGATCTCGCGCTCGCGACGGCCTGTGAACCGGATGCGGCCACGATCCCTGGCCTGCGTCAGGTTCACGTACCCCAGCCACACTTCCGTCAGCGTACGCAGGTCGGTGGCCACATACAGATCGACATCGAAGCCGGGGTCCACCAGACACAGATCGACATCGCGTCCGGGTTCGACGACCAGCCAGTAGTTGCGCTGCGGTGGTTCGCGGTCGCCCAGGATGAACTCGATCGTGGTGCGTGCCGTCGGCGGCGGTTCGGGATTGACGTTGCGGCGGATGTCCCACATCAACAGATTGGCGTCCAGATGGCGCAACGTTGCTTCGGTCGTCACCCAGCGTTGTCCCCACACGCCCACCGCCTCGACGATGGGTCGAAGTTCGCGGCCCGCCGCTGTCAGATGGTATTCATGCGGCTCGCCTGCACGAAGCGGCGCCCTGCGCTCGACGATGCCGGCCGCTTCCAGCTCCTTCAGCCGTTTCGCCAGCAGCGCGGACGACATGCGTGGAACGCCGCGCCGCAGATCGTTGAATCGGCTCGATCCCAGCATCAGCTCGCGCACGACGAGCAGGGTCCAGCGACAGCACAGCACCTCCGTGGCCATGGCCACCGGACAGAACTGGTGATAGCTGCTCTCCGACATCCGCCATCCTCGTGCGCAGGGGTTCCGCGCTCCGGGCATCGAATCTACGCCGATAGTGCCATCCTCGCCACTGCGGCAGTTCAGATCCTGAACCAGCGCGGTTCACAAACAGAACTTGAACCGACCCGGGCCCGGGATCACCATGGATCGCGCGGCGTCCCTGGACCGGGGCGTCCCGTTCGGCCACCTGACCTTATCGGAGGCTCTCATGACGAGCAGCACCATTCTCGAAGCACCGACCATCGACTACGCCGCCATCAAGGATCGCCAGAAGACCGTCTGGTCGTCCGGCGACTACGCGCTGATCGGCACTACCTTGCAGATCATGGGTGAGAGCCTGTGCGAAGCGCTCGACCTGCGCGCCGCGAGCCGCGTGCTGGACGTCGCGGCCGGCAACGGCAACGCCACGCTGGCGGCCGCGCGGCGCTTCGCGCATGTCACGTCGACCGACTATGTGGAAGCCTTGCTCGAGCGCGGCCGCGAACGGGCCGCTGCCGAACGGTTGCCGGTCGAGTTTCGCGTCGCCGACGCCGAAGCGTTGCCGTTTGCCGACGGCAGCTTCGACGTAGCCTTGTCGACCGTCGGCGTGATGTTTGCACCGCATCAGGAGCAGGCCGCCGCGGAAATGATGCGCGTGGTGCGTCCGGGCGGGCGCATCGGGCTCGCCAGCTGGACGCCGGACGGCTTCATCGGCCAGATACTGAAGGCGGTCGGCAAGTATGTGCCGCCGCCGGCCGGTCTGCGGCCAACGGTGCGCTGGGGCACGGAGCAGGGATTGCGGGAACTGTTCCCGGGCCAGCGGGTGCAGGCGACGGTGCGCGACTTCGTGTTCCGCTACGAATCGCCGCGCCATTGGGTCGATGTCTTTCGCGCGTACTACGGGCCGGTGCACCGCGCGTTTGCCGCGCTTGCGCCCGACAAGCAGGAGCTGCTCGAACGCGACATCCTCGAGCTGCTGGCGCGCTTCAACGGCGGCGGCGAGACACTGCGTGTTCCGGGTGCCTATCTGGAGGCGGTGATCGAGCGCAATTCCTGACCACGCGGGTCGGTATGCGCCAAGCGCCGGCGCCCTTCAGCCCGTCAGACCGAAGCGCTGCCGTATTCCGGTCAGCAGCGCTTCGTCGCCGAGTTCCTTGCGCGCCTGCATCGCGGCGAGCGCGTCGGCGCCGGTCACGTAGCGCACCTGCGCGCTGCCGTCGGTTGCCGCGTCGTATAGGGCCTGCGCCAGCTGTTCGGGCGAGGACGAGGCGCCGCCGGCGGCCCGATTCGCCTGGAACACCGCCATCACCTTGCGGATCGACTCCGCGTAGGGACCACCGTCGCCGTCGAAGGTGCGTACCAGCGAACGGCCCGAAAAGTCGGTCGCGACCGCGCCTGGCGCGAACACCTTGACGCGGATGCCGAGCGGAGCGAGTTCGTGGCTCAGCGATTCGGAGAACCCGACCACCGCGTACTTCGACGCCGCATACAGCGAATACAGCGGCATCGCGACGAGGCCGGTCAATGAAGCGATGTTGATGATCACGCCGCCGCCGCGCTCGCGCATCTGCGGCAGCACCGCGCGCGTCACGGCGAGCACGCCGCCGACGTTGGTGCGGAACTCGCGGTCGATCACCTCGGGCGTCGCGCTCTCGAACGGGCCGAACAGACCGTAACCGGCGTTGTTGATCAGCACGTCGATCTGGCCGAAGCGCGCGAGCGCCTGACTCACCGCGTGATCGACCGAGTTCGGGTCGGTCACGTCGAGCGCGAAGGTCTCGACGCGCCCCGCGCCCGGCTCGAAGCGGGCCGTCTCGGGCTTGCGCAGCGTCGCCGCGACGTTCCAGCCCTGCTCGGCAAAGCGGCGCACCGCAGCCGCGCCAATGCCGGACGAGCAGCCGGTAATCAGGACGGTGGAAGCCATCGGCGAATCTCCTGGGGTTAGAAGGACGGGAAGGACTGGATCAGCTGCCGGCCGTTCCGGCCTGCCTGTTCTCGGCCGCGTCGCTGTGGTTCGGCGACTGGATGCCCCAGCGCTCCATGCGCCGGTACAGCGTCATGCGGCTGACGCCGAGTTGGCGCGCGACCGCGCTCAGGTTCCAGCCGGCGGCGCGCAGGTATTGCATCAGCAGCAGGCCCTCCGGCGGCAGGCGGCGCGACTCGTCGGGCTGCGGGTCGCCGGCATCGGACGCCATGTCGTTGCGCGAACGCGCGGCCTGCACCACGCGGACGCCGTTGTCGTCCGGCTCGCCTGAACTGCCGAACCCGTCGGGCAGGTCGCGCTCCTCGATCACCCCGTGGTCGCACACCGCGCGCGCGTATTCCAGCACGTTGTGCAGTTCGCGCAGGTTGCCGGGCCAGCGGTGCGCGGCCAGCCGCGCCTGGGCATCGGGGCTGATGCGCACGTCGTCCCCGAGCAAGCGGGCGACGAGCCAGTCGAGGTCGCTGCGCTCGCGCAGCGGCGGCAGCGTGAACAGCGCGCCGTTCAGGCGGTAGTACAGGTCTTCGCGGAAACGCCCCGCGCGCACCAGTTGTTCGAGCGCGTGGTGGCTGGCGGAGATCACGCGGATGTCGACCGGCACCGGGCGCGAAGCGCCGATCGCCAGCACCTCGCGCTCGGCCAGCACGCGCAGCAGCCGTGACTGCAGCTCCAGCGGCATGTCGCCGATCTCGTCGAGGAACAGCGTGCCGCCGTCCGCCTCCTGGATCAGGCCGCGCTTGCCCTTCGGTCCGGCGCCGGAAAAGCTGCCCGGCAGATGGCCGAACAGCTCGCTTTCGATCAGCGTCTCCGGAATTGCGGCGCAGTTCACCGCGACGAAAGGCCGGCGGTGGCGCGCGCTGGCCGCATGCAGCGCCTTCGCGAAGTATTCCTTGCCGCTGCCGGTCTCGCCGTGGATCAGCAGGTTGATCGGCGAATCGACCAGTCGCGCGGCGCGTTGCAACTGGCGCGCAAGCGCCGCGTCGCCGCCGCAGAGCGCCGCCAGTGCGGCCGGCACGTTCGGCCCCTCGGCGCTCGCCGTGGCGTCGGTCGCAGCCGTGCGCACCACCGGCGGCACTGCGCCGAGGAACAGCGCATTGCCGCTGCGCGCAAGCTGGACCACTCGCTGCTCGGCTGCGAAGGCGGTGAGATACCGTCCCAGCCGATCGAACCGGACGCTGAAGATCGCGTCGAATGCGCGTCCCAGCACGGCGCTGACCTGCTGCGGACCGGCCGGCGGCAGGCCGAGTTCGTGCTCGAGCAACTGCTGCGCACGGCGGTTGTGGCCGACGATGCGTCCGGCCGCGTCGAGCGCGAGCAGGAACTCGGGATTGACGTCGACGAAGGCGGGCGCGCTCGACAGGCGCAGCGTCCAATCGTGACGATGCGTGCGTGCGAAATGCGCGTTCTCGATATGGTGCGCGTAGATCCGCACCAGCTGCAGCGCGATCTGCTGGCTGGCCTTCGGCGCCGGCGAGGTGAGTGCGGAGATGTCGAGGATCGCGTTCAGCCGGCCGCGCGAATCGAACACCGGCGCCGCGGTGCAGGTCAGCGGGATGTGCGTCGCGTCGAAATGGTCGCTCTGGTGCACGGTCAGCGCCTCGCCGGTGGCGAGCGCGGTGCCGACCGCGCAGGTGCCGGCGCGCGCCTCGTCCCAGTCCGAGCCCAGGTACAGGCCGGCACGGCGCAACTGGCTCGCGGCCTCCAGGTCGCCGAGGTAATCGACGGTGATGCCCTGGCCGTCGGTCAGCAGCACCACGTAGCCGGTGCCCGCGACCTGCCGGTACAGGTCGGTCAAGCCGTGGCGCGCGATCTGGGTGAATTCCTCGATCCGCTCCTGATGTTCGCGCAGTTGCACCCACGGCAGGATGCGTGCTTCCTGCATGCGTGTCGGGTCCAGGCCATGCTCGGCCACGCAGCGTTGCCAGGAGTTGCGGATCACCGCGTCGTGCCGCGCCAGCGCGCCAGAGGCATGCGCGCGGCCGCCGGTCACGAGGTCGACCACGGTGTCGATGTGGATGCGTTGCTGCGGGTCCATCGCGGAATGCGCGCCGGCTGCGGCGCTGCTCGTTCACTCTAGCAGCTTGCGTGCGAACGCGCGCAACAAATCGTCGCGCGTGCGGTGCCGCCGCCGGCGCTATCGATCCACCGGGATGAACAGGCTTTCCTTGACCTCTTCCATCACCACGTAGCTGCGCGATTCGGCGCTGACCGGCAATTTCTTCAGCAGGTCGCCGAGCAGGTTGCGGTATTCGTTCATGCCGTGCAGCCGGGCCTTCACCAGGTAGTCGAAGCCGCCCGACACCAGATGGCATTCCATCACGTCGGGCAGGTGCAGCAGCTCGTCGCGCACCTTGTCGAACAGATCGCCGGACTTGGCCGACAGCGTGATCTCGATGAACACCAGCAGCGTCTTGCCGAGCGCGGCCGGGTCGACGCGCGCGTGGTAGCCGGTGATGACACCGCTGCGCTCCAGCCGGCGCACGCGTTCCGAACAGGGCGAGGTCGACAGGCCGATCTGTCCGGCCAGTTCGGTCATCGAAATGCGCCCGTCGCGCTGCAGCGTGTCGAGGATCTTCAGGTCGATTCGGTCCAGGTCGGTCATTTCACTGCTCCGGCGAGTTTTGTCGGACCATTTCAGTCTCATTTACTGCATTCAACCATTTTTTCGGTGAAATTTATCAGAAGCAAATCAATAAACTCACATTAATACCTGTATAGATAGGAGACGGCGATGAAAGTGATAGTCCTCGGCGGCGGCGTCATCGGTACCACTACCGCTTACTACCTGGCGCGCTCCGGCGCGGAGGTAACCGTGCTCGATCGCCAGAGCGGCCCGGCGCAGGAAACCAGCTTCGCCAATGCCGGCCAGGTGTCGCCCGGCTACTCGACCCCGTGGGCTGCGCCCGGCATTCCGCTGAAGGCGCTGAAGTGGATGTTCAGCAAGCACGCGCCGCTCGCGATCCGTCCTGACGGCAGTCTGTTCCAGCTGCGCTGGATGGCGCAGATGCTGAAGAACTGCTCGGCCGACCGTTACGCGGTGAACAAGGAGCGGATGATGCGCGTCGCCGAATACAGCCGCGACTGCTTGCGTCAGCTGCGTACCGACACCGGCATCGCGTACGAGCAGCGCACCGGCGGCACGCTGCAGCTGTTTCGCAAGCAGGCGCAGCTCGATGCGGTGCAGCGCGACGTCGCGGTGCTCGAGGAATGCGGCGTGCCGTATCAACTGCTGGCCCGTGACCAGCTCGCATCGGTCGAGCCGGCGCTCGCGAAGGCGCGCGACCGCCTCGCCGGCGGGCTGCGGCTGCCGAACGACGAAACCGGCGACTGCAATCTGTTCACGAACCGGCTCGCTGAGATCGCGCGCGCGCTCGGTGTCGATTTCCGCTTCGGCCAATCGGTCGACGGCCTGGTGCTGGAAGGCGGCCGGATCGCCGGCGTGCGCGTCGGGGACGAGGTGCTGCGCGCGGACCGCTACGTGCTCGCGTTCGGCAGCTATTCGCGCGACTTCCTGGCGCCGCTCGGGCTCCAGCTCCCGGTGTACCCGGTGAAGGGCTATTCGCTGACCGTGCCGTTGATCGACCCGGCTCTTGCGCCGCAGTCGACCGTGCTCGACGAAACCTACAAGATCGCGATCACCCGCTTCGACGACCGCATTCGTGTCGGCGGCATGGCGGAACTCGCCGGCTTCGACCTGCGGCTGAACCCGCACCGGCGTGCCACGCTGGAAATGGTGGTGAGCGACCTGTTCCCCGGCGGCGATCTGCCGCGTGCCAGCTTCTGGACCGGGCTGCGCCCGATGACGCCGGACAGCACGCCGATCGTCGGCGCGACGCCGTATGCGAACCTGTTCCTCAACACCGGCCACGGCACGCTCGGCTGGACCATGGCCTGCGGCTCGGGCAAGCTGGTTTCCGATCTGGTGACCGGGCATCGGCCCGAGATCCGCACCGACGGACTGGGCCTGCAGCGCTACCTGCCGCAGACCAGCCCGCGCCCGGCGCAACCGCGACCGGTCGGCCATCACGCCTGAGACGAAATTGCGCGCCGGCGCCCTGGCGCTTGAAACGGCGCCCGACCCTGCCCATATGAGCAGGCACGGCCACTGCCCGAACGGGTGATGCGCGGCGGCGCTTCGCTTTCTACGCTTGTCGCACGGCAATGTCGCCACGCAAGCACTGAAAGGCAGGACCGAACCATGTCCGGCGAATCTTCGACCTCACCCGGCGGCGGCGCCTCCGCCGCCCCATCCATTTCGACGCTGTCCGCACTGTCCGACGCGCTGGCCGACGCGGTCGAGCGCATGGCCGCATCGGTGCTGGCGCTGCCGGGCCGCGTGCGCGGCACCGTGGCCACCGCGACCGTCTGGCGCCCGGGCATCGCGGTCACCGCCGCGCATGTGCTGCGGCGCGGCCCGTCGGCGTTGACGCTGATCGGACCTGGCGGCGGCGCGGTCGAGGCGACCGCCATCGGGATCGACTTCGCCACCGACCTGGCGGCGTTCCGGCTGCCGGATTCGACGCTACCGGCGGTATACAGCGTCGATGCGGCCGGCGTGCGTGCCGGGCATCTGGCGCTGCTGGTTGGCCGCTCGGCGCAGGGCGAGGCGAGCGCGAGCTTCGGTGTCGTGAACCACAGCGCGGGCGAATGGCACAGCTGGCTCGGCGGCCGGCTGGACCGGCTGATACGGCTCGACGGCGGCGTGCACACCGGTCTGTCGGGTGGGCCGGTTGCCGATGCCGCGGGCCGCGTGTTCGGCATCGCCAGCGCCGCGCTGTCGCGCCACTACGGCATCGTGGTGCCGAGCGCGACCGTGGACCGGGTGCTCGACGCGTTGCTCGCCGGCGGTAGCATCGGACGCGGCTTTCTCGGCGTCGCAGCGCAGACGGTGGAGGCCGGCGGCGCAGGCTCGCCGCAGGACGGGCTGCTGGTGACCGGGTTTGCCGCCGACGGGCCGGCCGTGCGCGCCGGGCTGCTGGTCGGCGACATCATCGTCAGCGTTGCCGGACGGCCAGCGCGGGATCTGCACGCACTGCACGACGCGCTCGCCGGCCAGGCGGGCAAGCAGGTGATGCTGCAACTGCTGCGCGGCGGTCAGCGCATCGATCTCACGGTCACGGTCGGCGAATGGCCGACGGCGGGTCGGCGGTGCTGATGAACCACCCCCAGGCTGCGCGCTACTCGCGTGTCGCGCGAAGTGCGGTGGAGCAATTGAATTGAGGGTAAAGGCGAAGCGATGAAGCAGGCCGTCGCGGCACCGGTGTGCGTGGCGCTGGTGTCGGCGTCGCCGCTGGTGCGCGCCGGGCTGCGCGCCGGCCTGGCTGCTTGGCCCGGGCTGGCGCTGGCGGAGCAGGATTTCGATTCGCTGGCGGAGGCCAGCCAAGCCGGCTTCGGCGGCGCGCAGGTCGCGATCGTCGTCATGCCCGCGGACGACGACGATGCGCGGCTGCCGTCGACCGAGGCCGACGACGCCTGGCCGGCGCTGGTGCTGCTGCAGGCCGGAGGCGGCGCGGCGGAGTGGCTCGCGGCCGGGCACAGCGTGCTGTTTGGCGACGCGCCGATCGGGCGCATTGCGGCGGCCACGCTGGCGGCAGCGCAGGGGCTCGTCGTCAGCGAGCATCAACTGGCGGCGCATGCGTTCCATGGCGGAGCCGAGTTCGAGCGCGCTGCCGGGCTGGAGCCGCTCACCGCCCGCGAACTGGAAGTGCTGGTGCAGATGAGCCAGGGCCTGGGCAATCGCGAGATCGCCGAGGCGCTCGGCATCTCGACTCACACCGCGAAGTTTCATGTCGCGCAGATCATCGGCAAGCTGGCCGCGAGTTCGCGCGCGCACGCGGTCGCGAAGGCGTTGCGCGCCGGGCTGGTCGAGTTGTGAGCGTCGATGCTATATAAATAATAGCTAAATATTCAATATTCAAGCCGGCTTGAACCAGATTTCTTCGTGAAAAATCAGGTGTGCGGAGGTGGCGTGGACGCGGCCGGTGCCTGGGCAGCGCGCGCCGGCCACAACACTGCTGCGATCGCAATCACCACCAGCACGACCGCGGTCCAGTCCTGCCAGCGCAACTGCTCGCCCAGCCACCATGCGCCGCTGAACACGCCGACGATGGGAATGAACATCACGCTGATCGACGAGGCGACCGGCGGCAGCCCGCGCGCCAGATAGAACCACAGCGACTGCGCGATGCCGAATACCAGCACCGCATTGAACGCTATCGCGGCCCAGGCTGCCGTATCCGGCGCGTGCCACTGCGCGCGTTCGAACCCCCAGGCCAGCGCGGCCATCACTACGGCCGTCAGCAGCGTCATCCAGAACGAGATCGCCAGCGTAGCGGCCGGGATGCGGGTGCGCCGCAGCAGGTGCGTGCCGACCGCCCAGGCGGCGGCGGCGAACAGCATTTCGGCCACGCCCAGCGGGCTGCCCGACAGCATCGTGAACTCGTGCCACAGCAGCAGCACCACGCCGACGCCGGCGGCCGCGACGCCGGCCCACGCGCGCGGCAGCAGCCGTTCGCCGTAGAAGCGCGCGCCGATCAGCGCCGCGAAGATCGGCATGGTGTAGCCGAGGATCGCCGCGCGGCCGCTCGACAGCGACCCGATCGCGATGATGATCAGCGCTTGCCAGATGAACATGTTCGGCACCGCGAGCCAGAACAGTTCGCGCCAGTGCGCGCGCTCGATCCGGAACGGCACCTTCGCCGCCCGCAGCACCGCGGCCAGCACCGGCAGGCCGAGCCACAGCGAGATCGCGCGAAAGGTCAGCGGCGGAAAGTCGGTCACGCCCAGCTTCATCACCGGCCAGTTCACGCCCCAGACGGCGGTCAGGAACACCAGCGCCCAGAGCTGGCGTTGCGACAGTTTCTGCATAGGCCGCCATTTTGCGTGGAACCTACGTCGGACTCACGGGCGCGCCACGCCGCGCCGGCCGCGACCCGTAGAATCGCCGCGATGAAGTTCGTCGACCTGCTGCGCGCGGCCGAGCAGCGCAACCGCTCGCTGCTCTGCGTCGGGCTCGACCCGGATCCGGCACGTTTCCCGGGCCGGCTGCGCGGCGATGCCGGCAAGATTCATGACTTCTGCGCGGCGATCGTCGACGCGACGGCAGACCTGGTGATCGCGTTCAAGCCGCAGATCGCGTATTTCGCCGCGCACCGTGCGGAGCAACAGCTCGAACGATTGATTGCGCACATCCGGCGTGCCGCGCCGCAGTTGCCGGTGATTCTCGATGCCAAGCGTGGCGACATCGGCGCCACGGCCGAGCAGTACGCGCGCGAGGCGTTCGAGCGCTACGACGCCGACGCGGTCACGCTGTCGCCGTTCATGGGTTTCGATTCGATCGAGCCGTACCTGCGCTATCCGGACAAGGGCGCGTTCCTGCTGTGCCGTACGTCCAATCCCGGCGGCGGCGACCTGCAGAGCCAAAGGCTCGCCGATGTCGCCGGTGCGCCGCTGCTGTACGAACATGTTGCGCGGCTCGCGCAGGGGCCGTGGAACCGCAACGGCCAGCTCGGTCTCGTGGTCGGCGCAACCTACCCGGCAGAGATCGCGCGCGTGCGCGAACTCGCGCCGACGCTGCCGCTGCTGATCCCCGGCGTCGGCGCGCAAGGGGGCGACGCGGCCGCTACGGTGCGCGCCGGCTGGCGCGCCGATGCCGCGATCGTCGTCAATTCGTCGCGCGCGATCCTCTATGCCGGCGCCGGCGACGACTTCGCCACGGCGGCACGGCGCGAGGCCGAGCGCACGCGCGACGCGCTGTACGCGGCGCGCAGCACCTGACCGGCGGCCTGCATCGGGCAGCGCGGTCCGCTGGTTGGCGGCTCGGCGCGGCCATGCACCAGGCTGCGATGCGCCGATACGACAAAACACCTATTTGTTACAAGCTTCCGCGGATCTTTCACATAGCATTTCGCGCTATCTGAAAACCGCGGGTGGGAAGGCCTAGGCGCCGAGTCGTTCGTCGACGCTCCTGCCCCGCAACGGGACGGGTTCCATGTCGAACATCGAACAAGCGGTGCGGGATGCACCTGAATCGCCTGAAGCGACCGGCCCGGCGGCCGGCGCTGCGAGCCTTGTCGCTGCCGCGCTGCTGACTGCCTGTGGCGGCGGAGGCGGCGGCGATGCCGGCGCCGCGAACAACGGCCCGAATGCCGGACTGACACCCGGCAACTACCGCTACACGGCGCCGGCGAACGACCAGGACGCCGCGCGTTTTCTGCTGCAGGCGCAGTTCAGCGCGTCGGACGCCGAAATCGCCGCGGTGCGCAGCCAGGGCTACGCGCCGTGGCTGGCGACGCAGCTGAGCGCGTCCGGCCAGACCGGCGTGCAGTGGCTGGATGGCCGCGGCTACAACGCGGTCGACGGCAACACCTACTTCGACCAGACCTACCCGGGCGACTTCATGATCTGGCAGCAGCTGATGAAGTCGCCGGACGCGGTGCGCAAGCGGCTGGCGCTGGCGATGTCGGAGCTGTTCGTCGTGTCGCTCAGCGGCATCGATACCGAATGGCGCAGCTACGCGATCGCGCAGTACTGGGACGTGCTGGTGCAAGGCACGCAAAGCACGTTTCGCGCGCTGCTGGAAGACATCACGCTGAACCCGGCGATGGGCCTGTTCCTGAACACCAAGGGTAACCAGAAGGAAAACAGCGCGGGCCGCCAGCCGGACGAGAACTATGCGCGCGAGGTGATGCAGTTGTTCACGATCGGGCTCGAGCAGCTGAACCCGGACGGCACGCCGAAGCTCGGCGCCGACGGCCAGCCGATCCCCACTTACGCGCAGGCCGATGTCAGCAATCTGGCGCGGGTGTTCACCGGCTGGGACCTCGACGAGAGCCAGAGCGTCGGCACGCCGTACGGCGGCAACCGGACGATCCGCGGCACCTCGCGCCTGACCCGGCGCATGGTGCTGAACCCGAGCCGGCACAGCCTGCTTGCCGCGACTTTCCTCGGCACCACCGTGCCGGCCGGCACCGACGGTGCCACCGCGTTGCGCATCGCGCTCGACGCGCTCGGCAACCATCCGAACGTCGCGCCGTTCTTCGCGCGGCAGATGATCCAGCGTCTCGTCACCAGCAACCCGAGCCCGGCCTATGTCGCGCGGGTCGCCGCGGCGTTCAACGACGACGGCAAGGGGGTGCGCGGCAACCTCAAATCGGTGTTTGCCGCGGTGCTGCTCGACGACGAGGCGCGCGGGCCGGGTGGCCTGACCGACCCTTCGTTCGGCAAGCTGCGCGAGCCGATGCTGCGCTTCGTGCAGTGGGGGCGCACCTTCGGGCTTGAATCGGCCCGCGGCAGCTGGAAGCTCGACGATCAGAGCAATACGTCGTACGCGCTCGGCCAGAGTCCGCTGCGCGCGCCTTCGGTGTTCAACTACTTCCGGCCCGGCTACGTGCCGCCGTCGACCGCGATGGCGGCGAACCATCAGGTCGCGCCCGAGTTCCAGCTTGCGAACGAATCCACCGTCGGCGCGTACCTGAACTACATGCAGGACAGGATTCGCAACGGCTTCAGGGTCGA
This genomic interval from Burkholderiaceae bacterium contains the following:
- a CDS encoding D-amino acid dehydrogenase, with product MKVIVLGGGVIGTTTAYYLARSGAEVTVLDRQSGPAQETSFANAGQVSPGYSTPWAAPGIPLKALKWMFSKHAPLAIRPDGSLFQLRWMAQMLKNCSADRYAVNKERMMRVAEYSRDCLRQLRTDTGIAYEQRTGGTLQLFRKQAQLDAVQRDVAVLEECGVPYQLLARDQLASVEPALAKARDRLAGGLRLPNDETGDCNLFTNRLAEIARALGVDFRFGQSVDGLVLEGGRIAGVRVGDEVLRADRYVLAFGSYSRDFLAPLGLQLPVYPVKGYSLTVPLIDPALAPQSTVLDETYKIAITRFDDRIRVGGMAELAGFDLRLNPHRRATLEMVVSDLFPGGDLPRASFWTGLRPMTPDSTPIVGATPYANLFLNTGHGTLGWTMACGSGKLVSDLVTGHRPEIRTDGLGLQRYLPQTSPRPAQPRPVGHHA
- a CDS encoding Methyltransferase type 11 gives rise to the protein MDRAASLDRGVPFGHLTLSEALMTSSTILEAPTIDYAAIKDRQKTVWSSGDYALIGTTLQIMGESLCEALDLRAASRVLDVAAGNGNATLAAARRFAHVTSTDYVEALLERGRERAAAERLPVEFRVADAEALPFADGSFDVALSTVGVMFAPHQEQAAAEMMRVVRPGGRIGLASWTPDGFIGQILKAVGKYVPPPAGLRPTVRWGTEQGLRELFPGQRVQATVRDFVFRYESPRHWVDVFRAYYGPVHRAFAALAPDKQELLERDILELLARFNGGGETLRVPGAYLEAVIERNS
- a CDS encoding Acetoin catabolism protein X, possible NAD kinase is translated as MRRVAQTTAAQAHDEKRAPGANGPVVGIVANPVSARDIRRVVANAGSLQLADRVNIVLRAMAALGACGVACVLMMPDREGLKPMLERHLARERAAAGASHHWPRLEWLAMPVTARVDDSLRAARLLREAGVAAIVVLGGDGTHRAVVRECGQVPIAGLSTGTNNAYPEMREATLAGLAVGLYANGRIPAAQALAWNKRLDVTLNDGRADARHDIALVDVAIAREHYIGAKALWKTDSLAALYLAFAEPEAIGLSAIGGLLAPIGRREPGGLRVELESPEDDAADASAAPLFHLQAPIAPGLLRPVPVHGWHRLADGEPVRVRQRGGVVALDGERELTFGPEDLLTVTLHERAFRSIDVAACLRHAAQQGLLRDPPAALCDAASIERSPAPVPQHPARAHFTLSLAPSHLQRRLA
- a CDS encoding Lrp/AsnC ligand binding domain-containing protein, translating into MTDLDRIDLKILDTLQRDGRISMTELAGQIGLSTSPCSERVRRLERSGVITGYHARVDPAALGKTLLVFIEITLSAKSGDLFDKVRDELLHLPDVMECHLVSGGFDYLVKARLHGMNEYRNLLGDLLKKLPVSAESRSYVVMEEVKESLFIPVDR
- a CDS encoding 3-oxoacyl-[acyl-carrier protein] reductase, which produces MASTVLITGCSSGIGAAAVRRFAEQGWNVAATLRKPETARFEPGAGRVETFALDVTDPNSVDHAVSQALARFGQIDVLINNAGYGLFGPFESATPEVIDREFRTNVGGVLAVTRAVLPQMRERGGGVIINIASLTGLVAMPLYSLYAASKYAVVGFSESLSHELAPLGIRVKVFAPGAVATDFSGRSLVRTFDGDGGPYAESIRKVMAVFQANRAAGGASSSPEQLAQALYDAATDGSAQVRYVTGADALAAMQARKELGDEALLTGIRQRFGLTG
- a CDS encoding Transcriptional activator of acetoin dehydrogenase operon AcoR is translated as MDPQQRIHIDTVVDLVTGGRAHASGALARHDAVIRNSWQRCVAEHGLDPTRMQEARILPWVQLREHQERIEEFTQIARHGLTDLYRQVAGTGYVVLLTDGQGITVDYLGDLEAASQLRRAGLYLGSDWDEARAGTCAVGTALATGEALTVHQSDHFDATHIPLTCTAAPVFDSRGRLNAILDISALTSPAPKASQQIALQLVRIYAHHIENAHFARTHRHDWTLRLSSAPAFVDVNPEFLLALDAAGRIVGHNRRAQQLLEHELGLPPAGPQQVSAVLGRAFDAIFSVRFDRLGRYLTAFAAEQRVVQLARSGNALFLGAVPPVVRTAATDATASAEGPNVPAALAALCGGDAALARQLQRAARLVDSPINLLIHGETGSGKEYFAKALHAASARHRRPFVAVNCAAIPETLIESELFGHLPGSFSGAGPKGKRGLIQEADGGTLFLDEIGDMPLELQSRLLRVLAEREVLAIGASRPVPVDIRVISASHHALEQLVRAGRFREDLYYRLNGALFTLPPLRERSDLDWLVARLLGDDVRISPDAQARLAAHRWPGNLRELHNVLEYARAVCDHGVIEERDLPDGFGSSGEPDDNGVRVVQAARSRNDMASDAGDPQPDESRRLPPEGLLLMQYLRAAGWNLSAVARQLGVSRMTLYRRMERWGIQSPNHSDAAENRQAGTAGS